A single Defluviitalea saccharophila DNA region contains:
- a CDS encoding ATP-dependent RecD-like DNA helicase: protein MHSYAYDLFRCHISTHSERSAEDRAAVSTLETFLTSGGKINCNFSCDDKWPNHDGTFEFVSNPEISRCPEQNFVVQIKGTHNYRENDGIISYTLTSLAFPAFIASEVTADPGILFIVLNPDVRGEKRVFWKYISPRFIKSIDFEKNSTTIKLYPEDEIKDTDESVNMFCDKLQEIINFHLFLHKLDKDNLRKEDAIKIVKTRCEDISLEIDRISNENKSREYVSRRIVNGLYDLCYAVLILNAINLGYMDVNEKLAWELSQFNIETKYLSNFLKGLKYIGSRIPEEGQSERLMLKYYSYLWEIRRFLKKFFNIAVLENLEAFPLHTDTLDKEYYEMIASSIAAIDLSPKNLRTTRYYIQKKTPFFVNGERYYEITLQLAGMYATKFNRITVYTKQNISTNYSIQIAYTTAEINLWGIKSKIKVVTNWKVSIDPACLNKLGKILYTNIILSKNYGEYNSLMDFLTKTGMNLFDLINLHEDRFQKVLYQIYGKTNTNIFKDVLLKLRSEYSFSSNKIGKHTVRYILLNLREEILESVLPNAFYKKYLTDDLYITRRCYPFEKQPFISNLVGRKTSKGNINDILEITNDSGEFNTVHPYLTIERLIRETGELYFHVDSVASLEEIEKYNASLDAWERNKGFLIKEENGFLTIDSYESTTLFILEKLLKLSKIPNRGQKESNLRYLKQCNINFQDPQKKIALQKLFVNSQIMLIYGAAGTGKTTLINYISNMMNQSKKLFLTKTHTALQNLKRRIENPGLDSDFVSIDSFTKKITLTDYDIIFIDECSTIDNRTMKNLLEKIDDSTFLVLVGDIYQIESIDFGNWFYYAKDIIKTDGANVELLSTWRTEKKELKSLWDEVRKIEPIITEKLVMDGPFSSNIGEEIFISDDDEIVLCLNYDGKFGINNMNLYFQNANTKSEVYSWAEWTFKIGDPIIFLDTKRSSLLYNNLKGRIVDISKNNSAITFTIDIDTILTERQCRDESFEFVDVTDSGTRIRLEVIKNDDESVSDEERIKTIIPFQIAYAVSIHKAQGLEYNSVKIVIPSYNAEKISHSIFYTAITRAKEKLKIYWSAETMKNIIESFTKEKDDQRTLSLIKKKLGLQ from the coding sequence TTGCATTCTTATGCTTATGATTTATTTAGATGTCATATTTCGACCCATTCTGAACGTTCAGCAGAAGACCGTGCAGCAGTTTCAACTTTAGAAACATTTTTGACTTCAGGAGGGAAAATTAATTGTAACTTTTCTTGTGATGATAAGTGGCCAAATCATGATGGTACATTTGAATTTGTCTCAAACCCTGAAATATCTAGATGCCCAGAGCAAAACTTTGTAGTTCAAATAAAAGGAACGCATAATTATAGAGAAAATGATGGGATAATCTCATATACATTAACAAGCTTGGCATTTCCGGCTTTTATAGCTAGTGAAGTAACTGCAGATCCAGGGATTCTATTTATTGTTCTTAACCCAGATGTTAGAGGAGAGAAGCGTGTTTTTTGGAAATATATTTCTCCCAGATTCATTAAATCAATAGACTTTGAAAAGAATAGCACTACAATTAAACTTTATCCTGAAGATGAGATAAAAGATACAGATGAAAGTGTTAATATGTTTTGCGATAAGCTCCAAGAAATTATAAACTTTCATTTGTTCCTACACAAACTAGATAAAGATAATCTCAGAAAAGAAGATGCTATAAAAATCGTTAAAACTAGATGTGAGGATATATCATTAGAAATTGATAGAATTAGTAATGAAAATAAATCACGTGAATATGTATCAAGAAGGATTGTGAATGGATTATATGATTTGTGTTATGCTGTTTTGATCTTAAATGCAATTAATTTAGGATATATGGATGTTAATGAAAAATTAGCATGGGAGCTGTCTCAATTTAATATTGAAACTAAATATTTAAGCAACTTTTTGAAGGGCCTTAAATATATTGGCTCAAGAATTCCCGAGGAAGGCCAATCTGAAAGATTGATGCTGAAATACTACAGCTATCTTTGGGAGATTAGAAGGTTCTTGAAAAAATTTTTTAACATCGCTGTTTTAGAAAACCTAGAAGCATTTCCTTTACATACCGATACTCTTGATAAAGAGTATTATGAGATGATAGCTTCAAGTATTGCTGCAATTGATTTATCGCCAAAGAATCTTAGAACTACTAGATACTATATTCAAAAAAAGACGCCCTTCTTTGTCAATGGGGAAAGATATTATGAAATCACACTACAATTGGCCGGAATGTATGCAACTAAATTTAATCGGATAACTGTATATACCAAACAGAACATATCAACCAATTACTCAATACAAATTGCATACACTACTGCTGAAATAAATCTTTGGGGTATAAAAAGTAAAATTAAAGTAGTAACAAATTGGAAAGTATCTATTGACCCTGCATGCTTAAATAAGTTAGGAAAGATTTTGTATACAAACATCATATTAAGCAAGAATTATGGTGAATATAATTCATTAATGGACTTTCTCACCAAGACAGGTATGAATCTATTTGATTTAATTAACCTGCATGAAGATAGATTTCAAAAAGTTTTGTATCAAATCTATGGTAAGACAAATACTAATATATTTAAGGATGTATTACTTAAACTAAGAAGCGAGTATTCGTTCTCTTCAAACAAAATAGGAAAGCACACTGTACGATACATATTACTAAACCTTCGAGAAGAGATATTAGAATCCGTTCTACCAAATGCATTTTATAAAAAGTATCTTACTGATGATCTATATATTACGCGTAGATGCTATCCATTTGAGAAACAACCTTTTATTTCAAATCTGGTTGGAAGAAAAACAAGCAAAGGTAATATAAATGACATCCTTGAAATAACAAATGATTCTGGGGAATTTAATACTGTACACCCTTACTTAACAATTGAAAGACTGATACGAGAAACTGGAGAGTTGTACTTTCATGTCGATTCGGTAGCATCCCTTGAGGAGATAGAAAAATACAATGCTAGTTTAGATGCGTGGGAGCGTAATAAGGGATTTTTAATTAAAGAAGAAAATGGGTTTTTAACCATTGATTCTTATGAAAGCACAACTCTATTTATACTTGAGAAATTATTAAAGCTTTCAAAAATCCCCAACAGAGGACAAAAGGAGTCCAATTTACGATATCTTAAGCAATGTAATATAAATTTTCAAGATCCCCAAAAAAAGATTGCTTTGCAAAAGTTGTTTGTAAATTCTCAAATAATGCTTATTTACGGAGCAGCTGGCACAGGAAAGACTACATTGATCAATTATATTTCAAATATGATGAATCAGTCAAAAAAGCTATTTCTTACAAAAACTCATACTGCATTACAAAATTTAAAAAGACGTATAGAAAATCCAGGTCTTGACTCTGATTTTGTAAGTATTGATAGTTTTACTAAGAAAATTACCCTTACGGATTATGACATAATTTTTATTGATGAATGTAGTACTATAGACAATAGAACTATGAAGAATCTACTCGAAAAAATTGATGACAGCACCTTTCTTGTTTTAGTAGGAGACATTTATCAAATAGAGTCTATCGATTTTGGTAACTGGTTTTATTATGCCAAGGATATTATTAAAACGGATGGTGCCAATGTTGAACTTTTAAGCACTTGGAGGACAGAAAAAAAAGAATTAAAGAGCTTATGGGATGAAGTTAGAAAAATTGAGCCTATTATTACTGAAAAACTAGTCATGGATGGTCCGTTTTCTTCTAATATAGGAGAAGAGATATTCATATCTGATGATGATGAGATAGTATTGTGCTTAAATTATGATGGCAAGTTTGGTATAAACAACATGAATCTCTATTTTCAAAATGCTAATACTAAAAGTGAAGTGTACTCATGGGCAGAGTGGACATTCAAAATTGGAGATCCGATCATTTTTCTAGATACAAAACGATCATCCTTATTGTACAACAATTTAAAAGGAAGAATAGTAGACATTTCAAAAAACAATTCGGCGATAACATTTACGATTGATATCGACACTATACTAACAGAGCGCCAATGTAGAGATGAAAGTTTTGAATTTGTTGACGTGACAGATTCTGGAACACGGATACGATTAGAGGTTATTAAAAATGATGATGAATCAGTATCTGATGAAGAACGGATCAAGACGATCATTCCTTTTCAAATTGCCTATGCTGTTTCTATTCATAAGGCACAGGGCTTAGAGTATAACTCTGTAAAGATTGTTATTCCTTCTTATAATGCAGAAAAAATATCGCATTCTATTTTTTACACTGCAATAACCCGTGCAAAAGAGAAACTTAAGATATACTGGAGTGCTGAAACAATGAAAAATATTATAGAGAGTTTTACAAAAGAAAAAGATGACCAAAGGACGCTCTCTTTGATTAAGAAAAAGTTAGGAT